One Oceanicoccus sagamiensis genomic region harbors:
- the rsxC gene encoding electron transport complex subunit RsxC, whose product MRKVWDIHGGVHPPENKTQSNQLAITSAGIPDQLVFPLSQHIGAPAAPIVEIGQKVLKGEMIAEAKGFVSVPVHASTSGEVIAIEQRNIPHPSGMAAPCIIIQADGKDEWIDHSGLEDYTAVDKKELLNRIREAGIAGMGGAGFPSAVKLGTRDDQVIETLIINGTECEPYITADDMLMRERAEEIIAGAKILKYLIKPTKEAIIGVEDNKPEGIAALEKAAEGSGIEVVSFPTKYPSGGEKQLIQILTGKEVPSGGLPAQVGIVCQNLGTTVAIYRAIQLGEPLISRITTVTGEACEQNRNYEVLLGSPISHLLELAGYQQKKASRLIMGGPMMGFTLNSETVPVVKTTNCILAPSKKEIPPPTPAQACIRCGMCAEACPVSLLPQQMYWFARGKEYEKLEAHNLMDCIECGACSFACPSNIPLVQYYRASKADIRQQKEDAIKAEQSKARFEARQERIERQEAEKEAKRKARKAAAEARAAGNADAGKVDAVQAAVERAKAKKAAVDPAQAAIEKAKAKRAGGAEEAPTKESLEKALASVEKRLAAAKEKLQQAEQEGSDKVDAFRTGVEKTEAKYQAAKTALDTFIADNPAPEASTDPAQLAIQRAQEKRASKADLSPREKAQQAVDSLKTRIEKAQVKLEAAKAEDSDKLDIFEKTLAGLQEKLAKAEQELAEIPAEKAAEPAPSGDAAQDAIARALAKREAASSMTDEERLLNAVEALGKRLDKTRDKLATAQAEGSDTVDILTETLAKLDLKLVDAKQAYDDYKQNN is encoded by the coding sequence GTGAGAAAAGTCTGGGATATCCATGGTGGTGTTCATCCACCGGAAAACAAAACGCAATCTAACCAGCTGGCCATTACCAGTGCAGGTATTCCCGACCAGTTAGTGTTCCCGCTATCACAGCATATCGGCGCACCGGCTGCACCGATTGTAGAGATTGGCCAGAAAGTATTAAAAGGCGAAATGATTGCCGAAGCCAAAGGTTTTGTTAGCGTGCCGGTTCATGCCTCTACCTCTGGCGAAGTGATTGCGATTGAACAGCGCAATATTCCCCACCCCTCTGGTATGGCTGCCCCCTGCATTATTATCCAGGCCGATGGCAAAGACGAGTGGATAGACCATAGCGGTCTTGAGGACTATACCGCCGTCGATAAAAAAGAATTACTCAACCGTATTCGCGAAGCAGGTATTGCCGGTATGGGCGGCGCAGGCTTTCCATCGGCGGTAAAACTCGGCACCCGTGATGACCAGGTTATTGAAACACTGATTATCAATGGCACCGAATGCGAACCTTATATCACCGCCGACGATATGTTGATGCGCGAACGCGCCGAAGAAATTATTGCTGGCGCTAAAATTTTAAAATATCTGATTAAGCCCACTAAAGAGGCGATTATCGGGGTTGAAGATAATAAGCCTGAAGGGATTGCCGCTTTAGAAAAAGCCGCTGAAGGTTCGGGTATTGAAGTTGTTAGTTTTCCCACCAAATACCCTTCTGGTGGTGAGAAACAATTAATCCAAATTTTAACCGGTAAAGAAGTTCCCTCCGGTGGCTTACCTGCCCAAGTGGGTATTGTTTGCCAGAACCTCGGCACCACTGTTGCTATTTACCGCGCTATACAATTGGGCGAGCCGTTAATTTCTCGTATTACGACAGTGACCGGTGAAGCCTGTGAGCAAAACCGTAACTATGAAGTACTGTTAGGTTCACCCATTAGCCACTTATTAGAACTGGCTGGCTACCAACAGAAAAAAGCCTCCCGGTTAATTATGGGCGGCCCGATGATGGGCTTTACGCTAAATAGCGAAACCGTACCGGTGGTTAAAACCACTAACTGTATATTGGCCCCCAGCAAAAAAGAAATTCCTCCGCCTACACCGGCACAAGCCTGTATTCGTTGCGGTATGTGTGCAGAAGCCTGCCCGGTTTCGCTGCTACCCCAGCAAATGTATTGGTTTGCCCGCGGCAAAGAATACGAAAAACTCGAAGCCCACAACTTGATGGATTGTATTGAGTGTGGCGCCTGCTCTTTTGCCTGCCCCAGCAATATTCCCTTAGTGCAATATTATCGCGCCTCCAAAGCGGATATTCGCCAGCAGAAAGAAGATGCGATTAAAGCCGAGCAATCCAAAGCCCGCTTTGAAGCACGGCAGGAACGTATTGAACGGCAAGAGGCGGAAAAAGAAGCCAAACGCAAAGCCCGTAAAGCCGCCGCCGAAGCCCGCGCCGCAGGCAATGCCGACGCCGGTAAAGTTGATGCCGTGCAGGCCGCCGTGGAAAGAGCCAAAGCCAAAAAGGCCGCCGTTGACCCGGCCCAGGCCGCGATTGAAAAAGCCAAGGCCAAACGCGCTGGCGGTGCCGAAGAAGCCCCCACCAAAGAGAGTCTTGAAAAAGCCCTGGCCAGTGTGGAAAAACGCCTGGCTGCCGCCAAAGAAAAATTACAACAAGCTGAACAGGAAGGCTCCGATAAAGTGGATGCCTTCCGCACCGGCGTAGAAAAAACCGAAGCAAAATATCAAGCTGCTAAAACCGCGCTGGATACCTTTATCGCTGACAACCCGGCCCCAGAAGCTAGCACCGACCCTGCGCAACTGGCAATACAACGCGCACAGGAAAAACGCGCTAGCAAGGCAGACTTAAGCCCGCGGGAAAAAGCCCAGCAGGCGGTAGACTCGCTGAAGACACGTATCGAGAAAGCACAAGTTAAACTGGAAGCCGCCAAAGCCGAAGATTCGGACAAGCTGGATATTTTTGAAAAGACGTTAGCTGGCCTGCAAGAAAAACTGGCCAAAGCGGAACAGGAACTGGCAGAGATACCTGCCGAAAAAGCAGCGGAACCCGCCCCTTCTGGTGATGCTGCGCAAGATGCTATCGCCCGGGCGCTGGCAAAACGTGAAGCGGCGTCCTCCATGACGGACGAAGAGCGTTTACTCAATGCCGTTGAGGCACTGGGCAAACGTTTAGATAAAACCCGCGACAAACTGGCTACCGCTCAAGCCGAAGGCAGTGATACCGTTGATATCCTGACCGAGACACTGGCAAAACTGGACCTTAAGTTAGTCGACGCCAAGCAAGCCTACGACGACTACAAGCAGAACAATTAA
- the rsxA gene encoding electron transport complex subunit RsxA: MLADYSLLLIGAILVNNFVLVQFLGLCPFMGVSNKLETAIGMSSATTFVLTLASIVSWMTYEWLLLPLGLEYLKTISFILVIAVVVQFTEMVVRKTSPLLYKVLGVFLPLITTNCAVLGVALLNINKQHSFVESALYGFGAALGFSLVLVLFAAMRERLAVADVPDPFKGAAIGMITAGLMSLAFMGFAGLV; the protein is encoded by the coding sequence ATGTTGGCAGATTATTCACTGCTATTGATCGGAGCCATTCTGGTCAACAATTTTGTACTGGTACAGTTCCTCGGGCTGTGCCCGTTTATGGGTGTCTCCAATAAACTGGAAACCGCCATTGGTATGTCCAGCGCCACCACCTTTGTACTAACCCTTGCCTCCATTGTTAGCTGGATGACCTATGAATGGTTGTTACTGCCATTGGGTTTGGAATATCTAAAAACCATCTCCTTTATTCTGGTGATTGCGGTAGTTGTGCAATTTACCGAAATGGTGGTGCGTAAAACCAGCCCGCTGCTTTATAAAGTGCTGGGGGTTTTCCTACCCTTGATCACTACCAACTGTGCAGTACTCGGTGTCGCCCTACTTAATATCAATAAGCAGCATAGCTTTGTTGAATCTGCCCTTTATGGTTTTGGCGCTGCCTTAGGATTTTCGTTAGTGCTGGTATTATTTGCTGCCATGCGTGAAAGACTTGCCGTAGCCGATGTACCCGATCCTTTTAAAGGGGCTGCCATCGGTATGATTACCGCCGGTTTAATGTCATTAGCCTTTATGGGCTTTGCGGGATTGGTGTAA
- the metG gene encoding methionine--tRNA ligase, which translates to MPQISPRKMLVTSALPYANGSLHLGHLLETIQTDIWVRFQQQRGNDCIYVCADDAHGTAIMLTAEKNGITAEQQIANVQAEHEKDLAGFLINFNNYHSTHSEENKHYSELIYKKLRDNGHIASREITQLYDPEKELFLADRYIKGSCPKCKAEDQYGDNCEACGATYNPADLINPKSAISGATPVEKESTHYFFTLPAFEDLLKEWTRSGRLQDQIANKLGEWLDAGLQEWDISRDAPYFGFEIPDAPGKYFYVWLDAPIGYMASFQNYCDTAGINFDDYWAEDAETELYHFIGKDIINFHGLFWPAMLHSAGYRTPSAIYVHGFVTVNGQKMSKSRGTFIKASTYLEHLDAEYLRYYYAAKLSGSVDDIDLNLEDFVQRVNSDLVGKVVNIASRSAKFITKGSDGVMSAALADEQLWQEAVAKSDTIAELYEQREFSKAIREIMAIADATNEYFDSQEPWKLAKEAGKEQQVIEVASQCVNLFRLIMIYLKPVLPTTAEKACTFLNAELDWQGAIEPLLNHQINKFKPMMTRIDKDKVNAMVDAGKETAAPKAEKKAKKKKPANNAAPATIEFDDFAKVDLRVVEIIAADHVEGADKLLQLTLSLGDQGTKQVFAGIKSAYAPEDLVGKHTVMVANLAPRKMKFGVSEGMVLAAGPGGGDIWLLEPDKGAKPGMKIQ; encoded by the coding sequence ATGCCCCAGATATCACCCCGTAAAATGCTGGTTACCAGCGCCCTGCCCTATGCCAATGGATCCCTGCATTTAGGCCATCTGTTAGAAACTATTCAGACCGATATCTGGGTACGTTTTCAACAGCAGCGAGGCAATGACTGTATCTACGTCTGTGCCGACGATGCCCACGGCACCGCTATTATGCTGACTGCGGAGAAAAATGGCATCACTGCGGAGCAACAAATTGCCAATGTGCAGGCCGAGCATGAAAAAGATTTGGCGGGTTTTTTAATTAACTTTAATAATTATCACTCCACCCACTCTGAAGAAAATAAACATTACTCAGAGCTGATTTATAAAAAACTGCGGGATAATGGCCATATTGCCAGCCGTGAAATCACCCAGCTTTACGACCCTGAAAAAGAATTATTTTTAGCCGACCGCTATATCAAAGGCAGTTGCCCAAAATGTAAAGCCGAAGACCAATACGGTGATAACTGCGAAGCCTGTGGCGCAACCTATAACCCAGCGGATTTAATCAATCCCAAGTCTGCGATCTCAGGCGCCACGCCGGTAGAGAAAGAGTCAACCCATTACTTTTTTACCTTGCCCGCCTTTGAAGACCTATTAAAAGAGTGGACCCGCAGCGGTCGCCTGCAAGATCAAATTGCCAATAAACTGGGTGAATGGCTGGACGCCGGTTTACAGGAATGGGATATCTCCCGCGATGCCCCCTACTTTGGTTTTGAAATTCCCGATGCCCCCGGTAAATACTTCTATGTATGGCTGGATGCACCGATTGGCTATATGGCCAGTTTCCAAAACTACTGTGATACCGCCGGAATTAATTTTGATGATTACTGGGCAGAAGATGCCGAGACCGAGCTATACCACTTTATTGGCAAAGATATTATTAACTTCCACGGTTTATTCTGGCCCGCCATGCTGCACTCCGCCGGTTACCGTACACCCAGCGCTATTTATGTGCATGGCTTTGTCACGGTTAACGGGCAGAAGATGTCTAAATCCCGCGGCACCTTTATTAAAGCCTCCACTTATTTAGAGCATTTGGATGCGGAATATTTGCGCTACTACTATGCTGCCAAATTATCAGGCTCGGTTGACGATATTGATTTAAATCTGGAAGACTTTGTACAGCGGGTTAACTCCGATCTGGTCGGCAAGGTCGTCAATATCGCCTCACGTTCCGCCAAGTTTATTACCAAAGGCAGTGACGGTGTGATGTCAGCGGCACTGGCAGATGAGCAACTCTGGCAAGAAGCTGTTGCCAAAAGCGACACCATTGCCGAGCTGTATGAACAACGGGAATTTAGCAAAGCCATCCGTGAAATTATGGCCATTGCCGATGCCACCAACGAATATTTTGATAGCCAGGAGCCCTGGAAACTGGCCAAAGAAGCAGGCAAAGAACAACAGGTGATTGAAGTCGCCTCACAGTGCGTTAATCTATTTCGCCTGATTATGATTTATCTCAAGCCGGTACTGCCGACAACCGCTGAGAAAGCCTGCACCTTTTTAAACGCCGAGCTGGATTGGCAAGGTGCGATTGAGCCTCTGCTTAATCACCAAATCAACAAGTTCAAACCCATGATGACCCGTATCGATAAAGATAAGGTCAATGCCATGGTGGATGCTGGTAAAGAAACCGCTGCCCCCAAAGCTGAGAAAAAAGCCAAGAAGAAAAAGCCCGCCAACAACGCAGCCCCGGCCACTATCGAATTTGATGATTTTGCCAAGGTGGATTTACGGGTGGTCGAGATTATTGCCGCTGACCATGTTGAAGGGGCCGATAAGTTACTGCAATTAACCCTTAGCCTTGGCGATCAGGGCACCAAGCAGGTCTTTGCCGGAATTAAGTCAGCCTATGCACCGGAAGATCTGGTGGGCAAGCATACCGTTATGGTGGCCAATCTGGCGCCGCGCAAGATGAAATTCGGCGTTTCCGAGGGCATGGTATTAGCCGCAGGCCCCGGCGGTGGCGATATCTGGCTACTGGAACCCGATAAAGGCGCCAAACCCGGTATGAAGATACAATAG
- the apbC gene encoding iron-sulfur cluster carrier protein ApbC: MSEVTQVQVEEALQQYVVPHLNKNVLVADALKSITIDGGMVTIVIELGFAVASIKAAMQKAIVELVGQIPGVQNVSVEISWNIASIKGQRDMRSMDNVKNIIAVASGKGGVGKSTTSVNLALALAKDGAKVGLLDADIYGPSQQMMLGVDESARPESENQQYLLPIEAHGLKTMSMGYLVTDKTPMVWRGPMAGGALNQLLAQTWWGELDYLIIDMPPGTGDIQLTLSQKAAVAGAVIVTTPQDIALMDAQKGIEMFTKVEVPVLGVVENMAIHICSECGHKEHIFGDGGGSRIAEQYKVPLLGALPLSLRIRQQVDAGAPTVVAEPESDEALIYGDIARDMAVQLASTGSAGPVFPNIVINND; this comes from the coding sequence ATGTCTGAAGTGACACAAGTGCAGGTGGAAGAAGCCCTGCAGCAGTATGTGGTTCCCCACCTTAACAAGAATGTCTTGGTAGCCGATGCTCTCAAGTCGATCACTATTGACGGCGGTATGGTCACTATTGTGATTGAGCTGGGTTTTGCTGTGGCCTCTATTAAAGCGGCTATGCAAAAAGCGATCGTGGAGCTGGTTGGCCAGATCCCCGGGGTGCAGAATGTCAGCGTTGAAATCAGCTGGAATATTGCGTCTATTAAGGGCCAGCGCGATATGCGCAGTATGGATAATGTAAAAAATATTATTGCCGTGGCTTCGGGTAAAGGCGGTGTGGGTAAGTCCACCACCTCGGTTAATTTGGCGCTGGCGCTGGCTAAAGATGGCGCCAAAGTGGGCCTTTTAGATGCCGATATTTACGGTCCCAGCCAGCAAATGATGCTGGGTGTGGATGAAAGTGCCCGGCCTGAGTCGGAAAACCAGCAGTATTTATTGCCGATTGAAGCCCATGGCTTAAAGACAATGTCGATGGGTTATCTGGTCACCGATAAAACCCCGATGGTTTGGCGCGGTCCTATGGCCGGTGGTGCGCTAAATCAATTATTGGCGCAAACCTGGTGGGGGGAGCTGGATTATTTGATTATTGATATGCCGCCTGGCACTGGCGATATTCAGCTGACGCTGTCGCAAAAAGCCGCTGTGGCCGGTGCTGTGATTGTTACCACGCCTCAGGATATTGCGCTGATGGATGCCCAGAAAGGTATCGAGATGTTTACCAAGGTTGAGGTACCGGTACTGGGTGTGGTGGAGAATATGGCCATTCATATCTGTAGTGAGTGTGGTCATAAAGAGCATATCTTTGGCGATGGCGGCGGCAGCCGTATTGCAGAGCAATATAAGGTGCCCTTATTAGGCGCTTTGCCTTTATCGTTACGCATTCGTCAGCAAGTTGATGCCGGTGCGCCTACCGTTGTGGCTGAGCCTGAGAGTGATGAAGCGCTGATTTATGGGGATATTGCCAGAGATATGGCGGTGCAGTTGGCCAGTACCGGCAGTGCCGGGCCAGTGTTTCCTAATATTGTGATTAATAATGATTAG
- a CDS encoding alpha/beta hydrolase: protein MPLNPTKPRKKPVHMAYSLLLALIAVAACANTVAQVDKQTVTIWSQGVRLQGDLYKPKNLTAEQQLPGILLVPGWGGVKKNLEKNYAPHFAEKGFIVLTLDFKGWGESDGPIVATEALEKTEEAADITLKATHFRKMVNPLSMSEDVRAAIHYLGSEPQVMPNNLGIWGTSMGGGLALVTAATDDRIKAYVNQMGPVNYTYNLQAIPDQRVRGAEAMVARGQLPSYPGPQGQNNPLLRGYPDWIAMKRFDPMAYLDRLTAPTLIIEAEQEELYNRQKNGVLMHQIIKDRIESRYIAYPGKHYAMYSGDNLEAGREAALQWFLKYLKGQ, encoded by the coding sequence ATGCCGTTAAACCCCACTAAACCCCGTAAAAAACCTGTACATATGGCTTATAGCCTACTGCTGGCATTAATCGCTGTTGCTGCTTGCGCCAACACCGTTGCACAAGTCGATAAACAAACCGTGACGATTTGGAGCCAGGGTGTTCGGCTGCAAGGGGATCTGTATAAACCCAAAAACCTGACCGCAGAACAACAGCTGCCGGGGATTTTATTGGTGCCTGGCTGGGGTGGTGTTAAAAAGAATTTAGAAAAAAACTATGCGCCACATTTTGCAGAAAAAGGCTTTATTGTACTGACGCTGGATTTTAAAGGCTGGGGCGAAAGTGACGGCCCTATCGTCGCTACCGAAGCGCTGGAAAAAACCGAAGAAGCCGCTGACATTACGCTAAAAGCTACACACTTTCGCAAAATGGTTAACCCCTTATCCATGTCTGAAGATGTCCGTGCCGCCATCCATTATTTAGGTTCAGAGCCGCAGGTCATGCCCAATAATTTAGGTATTTGGGGCACCAGTATGGGCGGGGGTTTAGCCTTGGTTACAGCCGCCACTGACGACCGCATTAAGGCCTATGTCAATCAAATGGGGCCGGTCAATTATACGTACAATTTGCAAGCTATCCCCGATCAAAGAGTACGCGGCGCCGAAGCTATGGTGGCCCGAGGCCAACTCCCCTCCTACCCCGGTCCGCAGGGCCAGAACAACCCGCTGCTAAGAGGCTACCCAGATTGGATAGCGATGAAGCGCTTTGACCCCATGGCCTATCTTGACCGTTTAACGGCTCCTACATTGATTATTGAAGCGGAGCAAGAAGAGCTTTATAACCGGCAGAAAAACGGCGTATTGATGCACCAGATAATTAAGGACCGTATTGAGTCTCGCTATATCGCTTACCCGGGGAAACATTATGCGATGTATTCCGGGGACAATCTTGAGGCTGGGCGCGAGGCGGCGTTGCAGTGGTTTTTAAAATATCTAAAAGGACAATAA
- a CDS encoding TonB-dependent receptor plug domain-containing protein: MNQNLFSGTLYQGAIAALLCNPLQSFADDEDLYGLSLQELVNVKIITNASLLTENTLTASATVDSVTRQHWQQQSARSLVDTLQHVPGVYTSYNLVANDAISIRGNSSSPGVRGISMQLDGVPLNGIIFSTALYHSEGFSLGLLEQVDVIRGPGSALYGADAFQGVISLTSRELEAGDAIAEFQYGGNDYQAATIASSQNLAEWKLSGIIDYRDSSADISYDYGNTLIDQDLQYSRSVDFEREISSAMVKVSRAINNHWQFDSSYVKNQQDRFDVRHLGPDIENAEQSPERTTVDDFDNHSSLELLQARVKGQLDNGLNLSVQAYTWDADWRWGVIQPAMVNTFKQEYRETRDGLIAYIKRDDKTRALNWSAGLEYAKHDNKRDRLGVGFKGYQTEPVTDTGWPVINAGEGYDRHVRSVFSELRYAINEQWLVNLGGRGDNYSDFDTQWSPRAGIIFQPDNSSAIKVLYGQAFRAPAINEINYKPSDSRGFTLGNEDITPETVDTYELVLMKSTTQQSVELVGYYTEIEDGIIRQPIPDNTLNQFSYYNTAKIRSTGAELKYAYHWQHAKSNIAIAYADSKDTGNEISLDAYPRWMIDWGMSYEWSGQQLELTLNSRIMLDRKAYQRTSTTLSPSDLDNYVRFDLHLLKTINPHWELSLDILNLQDRDNNTVGQIGINETSIPEDGITPWLGLRYSY, from the coding sequence ATGAACCAGAACCTATTCAGTGGAACTTTATATCAAGGTGCCATAGCAGCTTTGCTGTGTAATCCGCTGCAAAGTTTTGCCGATGATGAAGATTTATACGGTCTGTCTTTGCAGGAGCTGGTCAATGTCAAAATCATTACCAACGCCTCCCTGCTGACAGAGAATACGCTAACCGCCAGCGCCACCGTTGATTCAGTCACTCGACAGCACTGGCAGCAGCAGAGCGCACGCTCATTGGTGGATACCCTGCAACATGTACCCGGGGTTTATACCAGCTACAATCTGGTGGCCAATGATGCGATTTCTATTCGGGGCAACAGTAGCTCACCCGGCGTACGGGGTATCAGCATGCAACTGGATGGTGTGCCTCTTAACGGTATTATTTTTTCCACCGCCCTTTATCACTCTGAAGGTTTTTCGCTGGGGCTGCTGGAGCAAGTGGATGTTATCAGAGGCCCCGGCTCTGCACTTTATGGCGCCGATGCCTTTCAGGGTGTGATCTCATTAACATCAAGAGAACTCGAGGCAGGTGATGCTATTGCTGAATTTCAATACGGCGGCAATGACTATCAGGCAGCAACTATAGCAAGCAGCCAAAACCTGGCCGAGTGGAAGCTTAGCGGTATTATTGATTACCGCGATAGCTCTGCTGATATCAGCTACGACTATGGCAACACCCTGATCGATCAGGATCTGCAATATTCTCGCTCAGTCGATTTTGAACGCGAAATCAGCTCGGCCATGGTCAAAGTTTCCCGAGCCATTAATAACCATTGGCAGTTTGATAGCAGCTATGTCAAAAACCAACAGGACCGTTTTGATGTTCGCCATCTTGGCCCAGACATTGAAAACGCCGAACAGAGCCCAGAGCGAACCACCGTTGATGATTTTGATAATCACTCTTCACTGGAACTGCTACAGGCAAGGGTCAAAGGGCAATTGGACAATGGCTTAAACCTGTCGGTACAGGCCTATACCTGGGATGCGGATTGGCGCTGGGGCGTTATTCAACCGGCAATGGTCAACACCTTTAAACAGGAATACCGCGAAACCAGAGACGGCTTAATTGCCTATATCAAACGCGATGATAAAACCCGGGCACTGAACTGGTCAGCGGGACTTGAGTACGCCAAACACGACAATAAACGTGACCGACTGGGGGTTGGCTTTAAGGGCTATCAAACCGAGCCCGTTACCGATACCGGCTGGCCGGTTATTAACGCCGGTGAAGGTTATGACCGCCATGTGCGCAGTGTCTTTAGCGAACTACGCTATGCCATTAACGAGCAGTGGTTAGTAAACCTTGGCGGGCGTGGCGATAATTACTCAGACTTTGATACCCAGTGGTCACCACGGGCGGGCATTATTTTTCAACCGGATAATAGCAGCGCTATCAAAGTGCTGTATGGCCAGGCTTTTCGCGCCCCGGCCATTAATGAAATCAATTATAAACCGTCTGACTCCCGCGGCTTTACCCTTGGCAACGAAGATATCACACCGGAAACCGTCGATACCTACGAACTGGTATTGATGAAAAGCACAACTCAGCAAAGCGTTGAACTGGTGGGCTACTACACAGAAATAGAAGACGGTATTATTCGCCAACCTATCCCTGACAATACACTCAATCAATTCAGTTATTACAATACCGCGAAAATCCGTTCCACCGGTGCCGAATTAAAATATGCCTACCACTGGCAGCATGCCAAAAGTAATATCGCGATTGCCTACGCCGACTCAAAAGACACCGGTAATGAAATATCGTTGGATGCCTACCCGCGCTGGATGATTGACTGGGGCATGAGCTATGAATGGTCTGGGCAGCAGCTTGAACTCACGCTGAATAGCCGTATTATGTTAGACCGCAAAGCCTACCAACGTACCTCCACCACACTATCCCCGTCTGATCTGGATAATTATGTGCGCTTTGACTTACATCTGTTAAAAACGATCAACCCACATTGGGAATTATCCCTCGATATACTTAACCTTCAGGACCGTGATAATAATACTGTGGGCCAGATAGGTATTAACGAAACCAGTATTCCAGAAGACGGTATCACACCGTGGCTGGGCCTGCGCTATAGCTATTAA